In the Streptomyces sp. 840.1 genome, one interval contains:
- a CDS encoding shikimate dehydrogenase yields the protein MASTDGRHRAAVLGSPIAHSLSPVLHRAAYAALGLDDWSYDRFEIDEAALPGFIEGLDSSWAGLSLTMPLKRAILPLLDSVSETAASVEAVNTVVFTEDGRRTGDNTDIPGMIAALRERGVEKTESAAVLGAGATASSALAALSEICAGPVTAYVRSRERGDEMRGWGERLGVDVRIADWAEAEQGLRAPLVIATTPAGATDALAAAVPEAPGTLFDVLYEPWPTGLAAAWAAREGAVIGGLDLLVHQAVLQVEQMTGRAPVPPAAMRQAGEQALAAR from the coding sequence ATGGCATCGACTGACGGGCGTCACCGGGCAGCCGTTCTCGGCTCGCCCATCGCCCACTCGCTCTCCCCGGTGCTGCACCGGGCCGCCTACGCCGCACTCGGACTCGACGACTGGTCCTACGACCGCTTCGAGATCGACGAAGCCGCGCTGCCCGGGTTCATCGAGGGGCTGGACTCCTCCTGGGCCGGGCTCTCGCTGACCATGCCGCTCAAGCGGGCGATTCTTCCGCTGCTGGACTCCGTCAGTGAGACCGCCGCCTCTGTCGAGGCCGTGAACACGGTTGTCTTCACCGAGGACGGACGGCGCACCGGCGACAACACCGATATCCCCGGCATGATCGCCGCCCTGCGTGAACGGGGCGTCGAGAAGACCGAGTCCGCAGCCGTCCTCGGCGCCGGGGCCACCGCCTCCTCCGCCCTCGCCGCCCTCTCCGAGATCTGCGCGGGACCGGTCACGGCCTACGTCCGCAGCCGGGAACGCGGTGACGAGATGCGCGGCTGGGGCGAACGGCTCGGCGTCGACGTACGGATCGCGGACTGGGCGGAGGCCGAGCAGGGGCTGCGGGCCCCGCTGGTCATCGCGACCACCCCGGCCGGTGCCACGGACGCGCTGGCGGCGGCGGTGCCGGAGGCTCCGGGCACGCTCTTCGACGTGCTGTACGAGCCCTGGCCCACCGGACTCGCAGCCGCCTGGGCGGCCCGCGAGGGTGCAGTCATCGGAGGTCTCGACCTCCTGGTGCACCAGGCGGTCCTCCAGGTCGAGCAGATGACGGGCCGTGCGCCCGTGCCTCCCGCCGCCATGCGGCAGGCCGGCGAGCAGGCGCTGGCCGCCCGCTGA